Proteins from one Gossypium raimondii isolate GPD5lz chromosome 8, ASM2569854v1, whole genome shotgun sequence genomic window:
- the LOC105793207 gene encoding uncharacterized protein LOC105793207, with protein sequence MEHGIPLKSDCKPIYQKLRRMKLEMLLKIKEELTDKCDPIFKLLRKDSDGCVLGKRDGSNKKEHAIYYLSKKFTEYEAKYSHLEKMCCILAWTMRQLRQYILYHTTFLITKLDPLKYIFEKPSLSGRFAHSKVVLSEYDIVYVSQKVIKESIVAQFLAGRMKEEYELMSFDFPDEEIMSISKCEEEIWRVYFDKASNMMGHGIGIAIEKKIRFLKGFCGSALVVYQLRGEQKTRDSKLIHYQTYVHGLTKEFDDVQFFHLPREENQLADALATLAAMFKVGSKIEVQPIQLRVKGSSGHCTRVGSGVDGKPCEFFYKRIHDQTLLRSVNTEEENQIMKEIHDGIYTNNINAPPANLNVLVPPWPFSIWGMDVIGPTTPKASNGHRFIFMGIDFFTKLVETASYTNVTRPVICKFLEKEVICRYGLPERIISDNAKN encoded by the exons ATGGAACATGGGATACCTTTGAAATCAGATTGTAAGCCCATATACCAGAAGTTGAGAAGGATGAAACTTGAGATGCTGTTGAAGATTAAAGAAGAG TTAACGGATAAATGTGATCCCATCTTCAAGCTCTTACGTAAGGATAGTGATG GTTGTGTTCTAGGGAAACGAGATGGTTCAAACAAGAAAGAGCATGCAATCTATTATTTGAGCAAGAAGTTCACAGAATATGAAGCCAAGTATTCCCATCTAGAAAAGATGTGTTGCATTTTAGCATGGACCATGCGTCAACTAAGGCAATATATATTGTATCACACCACCTTCCTCATCACAAAGTTGGACCCTTTGAAGTACATTTTCGAGAAGCCATCATTGTCAGGAAGATTTGCTCATTCGAAAGTGGTATTGTCCGAGTATGACATCGTCTACGTGTCCCAAAAGGTTATAAAAGAAAGCATAGTCGCACAATTTCTGGCAGGTCGCATGAAAGAGGAATACGAACTCATGAGTTTTGATTTCCCAGACGAAGAGATCATGTCAATTTCAAAGTGCGAAGAAGAAATTTGGAGGGTGTATTTCGATAAAGCATCCAACATGATGGGGCATGGGATTGGG AtcgccattgagaaaaagatcaggtttttaaaaggtttttgtgGCTCAGCGTTAGTTGTTTACCAATTAAGAGGAGAACAGAAAACGAGGGATTCCAAACTAATTCATTATCAAACATATGTGCATGGGCTAACCAAAGAGTTTGATGATGTCCAATTTTTTCATTTGCCAAGAGAAGAAAACCAATTAGCAGATGCATTAGCTACTCTAGCTGCCATGTTCAAAGTAGGATCCAAAATAGAAGTGCAACCTATACAGCTAAGGGTCAAGGGGTCGTCAGGCCACTGTACGAGAGTAGGATCGGGAGTAGATGGGAAACCATG TgagtttttttacaaaagaataCATGACCAAACCCTTTTGAGATCTGTCAACACAGAAGAGGAGAATCAGATAATGAAGGAAATCCATGATGGA ATTTATACAAACAATATTAATGCTCCTCCTGCCAATCTCAATGTCTTGGTGCCTCCTTGGCCGTTCTCAAtatggggcatggatgtcattggccCCACCACACCGAAAGCATCAAACGGGCATCGCTTCATCTTTATGGGGATTGATTTTTTCACCAAGTTGGTCGAAACCGCTTCATATACCAATGTAACTCGACCAGTGATCTGCAAATTTCTAGAAAAGGAGGTCATTTGTCGGTATGGTTTACCAGAAAGAATCATATCAGATAATGCCAAGAACTAG